One segment of Yersinia kristensenii DNA contains the following:
- the ptrR gene encoding putrescine utilization regulator PtrR: protein MDLTQLRMFCCVAETGSVARAAEQMHRVPSNLTTRLRQLEIELGADLFIREKQRLRLSPMGHNFLCYANRILALSEEAMSITHAGEPAGNFPLGSMESTAATRLPNLLAAYHQRYPKVSLSLTTGTSGEIIEQVRAGTLATALVDGPVQHDELHGCRSFEEQLVIISCLDHRPILQARDAVDETLFAFRPSCSYRLRLESWFRQAGCLPGHIMEIQSYHAMLACVASGAGLALIPHSVLALLPGHERVQVHHLPPDIAETATWLIWRKDAFSPNVRALKELIMEQIETQ from the coding sequence ATGGATCTGACCCAACTGCGCATGTTTTGTTGTGTCGCGGAAACGGGCTCCGTTGCCCGAGCAGCGGAGCAGATGCACCGCGTCCCCTCAAATTTGACGACACGCCTGCGCCAGCTTGAAATAGAGTTGGGTGCAGACCTGTTTATCCGTGAAAAGCAGCGCCTGCGCCTCTCGCCTATGGGTCACAATTTTCTTTGCTATGCCAACCGAATTCTGGCGCTGAGCGAAGAGGCCATGAGCATTACTCATGCGGGTGAACCTGCCGGTAATTTCCCACTCGGTTCAATGGAAAGTACTGCGGCCACTCGCCTGCCCAATCTGCTCGCGGCTTATCATCAGCGCTATCCCAAGGTCTCTTTATCATTGACCACCGGGACTTCCGGCGAAATCATTGAGCAAGTCCGGGCCGGAACACTGGCGACCGCATTGGTCGATGGCCCTGTGCAGCATGATGAACTGCACGGCTGCCGCTCTTTCGAGGAGCAGTTGGTGATCATTTCCTGTCTGGATCACCGACCGATTCTGCAAGCTCGTGATGCCGTGGATGAAACTTTGTTTGCCTTTCGTCCCAGCTGTTCATATCGGCTACGGCTGGAAAGTTGGTTCCGTCAGGCGGGCTGTTTACCCGGACATATCATGGAGATCCAGTCCTACCACGCCATGCTAGCTTGTGTGGCTAGCGGAGCGGGGTTAGCGCTGATACCGCATTCAGTATTGGCTCTGCTACCCGGCCATGAGCGGGTACAAGTCCATCACCTGCCACCCGATATTGCCGAGACTGCAACCTGGCTTATTTGGCGTAAAGATGCCTTTAGCCCCAATGTTCGCGCCCTCAAAGAGTTAATCATGGAACAGATTGAAAC
- a CDS encoding YbfB/YjiJ family MFS transporter yields MALRIALSGFLALVVAMGIGRFAFTPQVPLMIAEHQFTLTGAGLVAAFNYLGYLFGAFDAMRASRHVERRLWLGIWGAAALTLLSAVVDGPWWHGVVRFAIGWASGWSMVLVAAWTNERLAHFGRPALSAAVFAGPGAGIFISGMLAVLIHSYGLSAGEAWLVYGVLALIIIAAISINLPRSGELHRPHIAAVPLTLTPALKRLVWSYSLAGFGYILPATFLSQMATARFPDSLFAQFVWPVFGGAAVIGITLGILTRHCLTSQTRLALTLWVQALGVLCAEWVPGVSGLALGALLTGGGFLSVVQLSLQHGRELAPEHTRYMAGLLTTGYAIGQLVGPILSAISTALTHRLEPALYVAIVALIIAGALVIKTPARAREAVVEPDATLSS; encoded by the coding sequence ATGGCATTAAGAATTGCATTGAGTGGCTTTCTGGCATTAGTGGTGGCGATGGGGATAGGGCGTTTTGCTTTCACTCCCCAAGTGCCATTGATGATAGCGGAGCATCAATTCACCCTGACCGGGGCAGGGCTGGTTGCGGCATTTAATTATCTGGGATATTTATTTGGCGCTTTTGATGCCATGCGGGCCAGCCGCCATGTTGAGCGCCGTTTATGGCTAGGGATATGGGGTGCAGCGGCGTTGACACTGCTATCCGCTGTTGTTGACGGGCCGTGGTGGCATGGCGTGGTACGTTTTGCTATTGGTTGGGCCAGTGGTTGGTCGATGGTGTTGGTTGCCGCCTGGACCAATGAACGCTTGGCACATTTTGGCCGCCCCGCGCTGAGTGCGGCTGTTTTTGCGGGGCCGGGGGCTGGCATATTCATCAGTGGTATGTTGGCCGTGCTGATCCATAGCTATGGCTTATCGGCGGGAGAGGCCTGGTTGGTGTATGGTGTATTGGCGTTGATTATTATTGCTGCAATTAGTATTAATTTACCGCGCAGTGGGGAATTGCATCGCCCTCATATTGCGGCTGTGCCACTGACTTTAACGCCAGCACTGAAACGATTGGTGTGGAGTTACAGTCTGGCAGGGTTTGGCTATATTTTACCGGCAACATTTTTATCGCAGATGGCAACCGCCCGCTTCCCTGATAGCCTATTTGCCCAGTTTGTCTGGCCTGTTTTCGGTGGTGCCGCTGTGATAGGTATTACCCTCGGTATTCTGACGCGCCATTGTTTGACATCACAAACACGGCTGGCATTAACACTGTGGGTTCAGGCCTTAGGAGTGCTGTGTGCAGAATGGGTACCGGGCGTGAGCGGGCTGGCATTAGGTGCATTATTAACCGGCGGGGGGTTTTTGAGTGTCGTCCAACTTTCTTTGCAACATGGTCGCGAATTGGCACCGGAACACACTCGGTATATGGCCGGTTTATTGACCACTGGTTATGCTATCGGGCAGTTGGTTGGCCCCATATTATCCGCGATTTCTACCGCATTGACCCACCGGTTGGAGCCAGCGTTATATGTAGCAATAGTGGCATTGATTATTGCCGGGGCTTTGGTGATTAAAACGCCAGCCCGTGCGCGGGAAGCTGTTGTCGAACCAGATGCAACTCTTTCATCATGA
- the folE gene encoding GTP cyclohydrolase I FolE gives MSSLSKEAELVHEALLARGLETPLRKQELDAETRKARIQEHMAQVMQLLNLDLSDDSLADTPRRIAKMYVDEIFSGLDYENFPKITLIENKMKVDEMVTVRDITLTSTCEHHFVTIDGKAIVAYIPKDSVIGLSKINRIVQFFAQRPQVQERLTQQILLALQTLLGTNNVAVSIDAVHYCVKARGIRDATSATTTTSLGGLFKSSQNTRQEFLRAVRHNS, from the coding sequence ATGTCATCGCTGAGTAAAGAAGCTGAGCTGGTTCATGAAGCACTGCTGGCCCGTGGTCTTGAAACCCCATTGCGCAAACAAGAATTAGATGCCGAAACGCGCAAGGCCCGGATTCAGGAACATATGGCGCAAGTTATGCAATTGCTGAATCTTGATTTGTCTGACGATAGCCTGGCCGATACGCCAAGACGTATTGCCAAGATGTATGTTGATGAGATTTTCTCTGGACTGGATTACGAGAATTTCCCAAAAATCACACTGATCGAAAATAAAATGAAGGTTGATGAGATGGTGACGGTGCGTGATATCACCCTGACCAGTACTTGTGAACATCATTTTGTGACTATCGATGGTAAAGCAATAGTGGCCTATATTCCGAAAGACAGTGTAATTGGCTTGTCTAAAATCAACCGTATCGTGCAGTTTTTTGCCCAGCGGCCACAAGTGCAAGAGCGGCTAACGCAGCAAATTTTGTTGGCGTTACAGACCTTATTAGGGACAAATAATGTCGCTGTTTCTATCGATGCGGTGCATTATTGCGTGAAAGCGCGTGGTATTCGCGATGCGACCAGTGCCACCACCACCACGTCATTGGGTGGGTTGTTCAAATCCAGTCAGAATACTCGCCAGGAATTCCTGCGTGCTGTTCGTCATAATAGCTAA
- the yeiB gene encoding DUF418 domain-containing protein YeiB, whose protein sequence is MRQRIATLDSARGLAILGILLLNISAFGLPKAAYLNPAYLGLPSVSDSWTWAILDIIAQAKFLSIFAILFGAGLELLLKRGKGWIRARLSLLLLLGLIHGIFFWDGDILLAYGLIGLVCWRMIRDAKDAASLLRTGAVLYLLGVAVLLLLSFVTSGEPGRFWLPGPADLQYEQFWKLQGGAEAWKNRLDLLSSNLIAIGAQYGWELAGSMLLGAGLMRCGWLRGEFSLRHYRLLAACLIPLSLVIQIPGVALQWMVGWDFRWAGFLLQVPRELGAPLQAVGYLALLYGFWPTLVGWRVSHWLAQVGRMALSNYLLQTLICTLIFYHFGLYQQLDRLQLLAVVPLVWLCNILFSLLWLHYFAQGPVEWLWRKLTAYACGQSLQPRNTKS, encoded by the coding sequence ATGCGTCAACGCATCGCAACGTTAGACAGCGCGCGAGGTCTGGCCATTCTTGGCATTCTTCTGCTCAATATTAGTGCTTTTGGCCTTCCCAAGGCTGCTTATCTTAATCCTGCTTATCTTGGTCTTCCCTCTGTGTCTGATAGCTGGACATGGGCCATTCTGGATATTATCGCGCAAGCAAAGTTCCTCTCTATTTTTGCCATTTTATTTGGTGCGGGCCTTGAGCTGCTGCTTAAGCGCGGTAAAGGTTGGATACGGGCGCGGCTTTCTCTCCTATTGTTATTAGGATTGATTCACGGCATTTTCTTCTGGGATGGCGATATTCTCTTAGCCTATGGTTTGATCGGCCTGGTGTGCTGGCGAATGATTCGCGATGCCAAAGATGCGGCCAGTTTATTGCGTACCGGGGCGGTACTTTATTTGCTGGGGGTGGCGGTATTATTGCTGCTGAGTTTTGTCACCAGCGGGGAGCCGGGCCGCTTCTGGCTACCAGGGCCAGCAGATTTGCAATATGAACAATTCTGGAAATTACAGGGTGGGGCGGAGGCTTGGAAAAACCGGCTGGATCTGTTGTCATCCAATTTGATTGCTATCGGCGCGCAATATGGCTGGGAACTGGCAGGCTCAATGCTATTGGGGGCCGGGCTAATGCGTTGCGGTTGGCTACGTGGGGAATTCAGTTTACGTCATTACCGGTTGTTGGCTGCCTGTTTGATACCGCTTTCATTAGTTATCCAAATACCGGGTGTGGCACTGCAATGGATGGTCGGATGGGATTTCCGTTGGGCCGGTTTTTTGCTACAAGTGCCGCGTGAGCTTGGCGCACCCTTACAGGCGGTAGGTTATCTGGCCTTGCTTTATGGTTTCTGGCCGACATTAGTGGGTTGGCGAGTCAGCCATTGGCTGGCACAGGTTGGCCGTATGGCACTGAGCAATTATTTATTGCAGACATTGATATGCACTCTGATTTTCTATCACTTCGGCCTCTATCAACAGTTAGATCGCCTACAATTGTTAGCTGTTGTTCCATTGGTCTGGTTATGTAATATCCTCTTCTCCTTGTTATGGCTGCACTATTTCGCCCAAGGGCCAGTCGAATGGCTCTGGCGTAAATTGACCGCCTATGCTTGTGGTCAATCTTTACAGCCGCGTAACACCAAATCTTGA
- the galS gene encoding HTH-type transcriptional regulator GalS codes for MVALHSVGNSITIRDVASRAGVSLATVSRVLNNSASIRPETRAAVLKAVSELGYRPNANAQALATQSSDTVGVVVMDVSDPFFGALVKAVDTVAQRHQKYLLIGNSYHQADKERHAIEVLLRQRCNALVVHAKALSDSELITFLDQVPGMVLINRIIPGFEHRCVGLDNVSGAQMACRLLLKQGHQRIGFLGSNHPIDDAMQRQTGYLNALEGAGITVPDTWRAYGTPDLAGGERAMIDLLGRNLQLSAVFAYNDSMAAGALAVLKENGISVPEQFSLVGFDDIPIARYTSPKLTTVRYPIVSMATLATELALEGASRATDPHVAYCFNPTLVPRHSVAICGVAH; via the coding sequence ATGGTCGCTCTGCATTCAGTTGGAAACAGTATTACTATTCGCGATGTGGCCTCACGGGCCGGCGTTTCGCTGGCCACAGTATCAAGAGTGCTTAATAATAGCGCCTCTATTCGGCCAGAAACTCGGGCTGCCGTGCTGAAAGCGGTGTCAGAGCTGGGTTACCGGCCTAATGCCAATGCGCAAGCGCTGGCAACTCAAAGCAGTGATACGGTCGGTGTGGTGGTGATGGATGTATCAGATCCCTTTTTTGGTGCATTGGTGAAAGCGGTAGACACTGTTGCACAGCGACATCAAAAATATCTCTTAATTGGCAATAGTTATCATCAGGCAGATAAGGAACGGCACGCTATTGAGGTGTTACTGCGCCAGCGATGTAATGCTTTGGTGGTTCACGCTAAGGCATTGAGTGATAGTGAATTAATTACCTTTTTGGACCAAGTCCCCGGCATGGTTTTGATTAATCGAATCATTCCCGGATTTGAACATCGCTGCGTTGGATTAGATAATGTTAGCGGTGCGCAAATGGCGTGTCGTCTGCTGCTGAAACAAGGCCATCAGCGCATTGGTTTCCTCGGTTCCAATCACCCTATAGATGATGCAATGCAGCGTCAGACGGGTTACCTCAATGCACTTGAGGGGGCCGGTATCACTGTACCTGATACTTGGCGCGCCTATGGCACCCCCGACTTGGCCGGAGGAGAGCGGGCTATGATTGACCTGCTGGGGCGCAATTTACAACTCAGTGCGGTGTTTGCTTATAACGACTCAATGGCTGCTGGAGCACTGGCAGTACTAAAAGAAAACGGTATCAGTGTGCCTGAGCAGTTTTCGCTGGTGGGCTTTGATGATATCCCGATCGCGCGCTATACCAGCCCTAAATTAACCACAGTCCGCTATCCTATTGTTTCTATGGCAACTTTAGCCACAGAGCTGGCGCTTGAAGGTGCCAGCCGTGCGACAGACCCTCATGTGGCTTATTGTTTTAATCCTACATTGGTGCCCCGGCATTCTGTCGCAATTTGTGGTGTCGCTCACTAG
- the mglB gene encoding galactose/glucose ABC transporter substrate-binding protein MglB: MNKKVFTLATLVASMMFGAAAQADTRIGVTIYKYDDNFMSVVRKAIEKDAKASPDVTLLMNDSQNDQSKQNDQIDVLLAKGVKALAINLVDPAAAPVVIDKARANDVPIVFYNKEPSRKALDSYDKAYYVGTDSKESGVIQGELIAKHWKANPNWDLNKDGKIQFVLLKGEPGHPDAEARTTYVIKTLNEKGIPTQQLQLDTAMWDTAQAKDKMDAWLSGPNANKIEVVIANNDAMAMGAVEALKAHNKTSIPVFGVDALPEALALVKSGQMAGTVLNDANNQAKATFDLAKNLADGKPAAEGTNWKIENKIVRIPYVGVDKDNLAEFTK, translated from the coding sequence ATGAATAAGAAGGTTTTCACATTAGCGACTCTGGTTGCCAGCATGATGTTCGGCGCGGCGGCTCAAGCTGATACCCGTATTGGTGTCACTATTTATAAATATGATGACAACTTTATGTCCGTGGTCCGTAAAGCTATCGAGAAAGATGCCAAAGCATCTCCTGACGTTACCTTACTGATGAATGACTCTCAGAATGACCAATCCAAGCAAAACGATCAAATCGACGTGTTGCTGGCGAAAGGCGTAAAGGCGTTGGCAATCAACCTGGTCGACCCAGCGGCTGCACCAGTGGTTATTGATAAAGCCCGCGCAAACGATGTTCCAATCGTGTTTTATAACAAAGAACCTTCACGCAAAGCGCTTGATAGCTATGACAAAGCTTATTATGTAGGGACTGACTCCAAAGAATCTGGTGTTATCCAGGGTGAATTGATCGCCAAACATTGGAAAGCCAATCCAAATTGGGATCTGAACAAAGACGGTAAAATTCAATTTGTGCTGTTGAAAGGCGAGCCGGGTCACCCAGATGCAGAAGCTCGTACCACCTATGTTATCAAAACCCTTAATGAGAAAGGCATCCCGACCCAACAATTGCAGTTAGATACCGCAATGTGGGATACCGCACAGGCTAAAGATAAGATGGATGCCTGGTTATCTGGCCCTAACGCTAACAAAATTGAAGTGGTTATCGCTAATAACGATGCGATGGCAATGGGCGCAGTGGAAGCATTGAAAGCGCATAACAAAACCAGTATTCCAGTCTTTGGTGTTGATGCCTTACCAGAAGCATTAGCTCTGGTGAAATCAGGTCAAATGGCCGGTACTGTTCTGAACGATGCCAACAATCAGGCTAAAGCGACCTTCGATCTGGCTAAAAACTTGGCCGATGGTAAACCCGCTGCCGAAGGCACTAACTGGAAAATCGAAAACAAAATCGTACGAATTCCATATGTAGGTGTTGATAAAGATAACCTGGCTGAATTCACTAAATAA
- the mglA gene encoding galactose/methyl galactoside ABC transporter ATP-binding protein MglA yields MADINTAQPREWLLEMSNINKSFPGVKALDNVNLKVRPNSIHALMGENGAGKSTLLKCLFGIYKKDSGSIIFQGQEIEFKSSKEALEHGVSMVHQELNLVLQRTVMDNMWLGRYPTKGFFVDQDKMYKDTKAIFDELDIDIDPRDKVATLSVSQMQMIEIAKAFSYNAKIVIMDEPTSSLTEKEVNHLFTIIRKLKDRGCGIVYISHKMEEIFQLCDEITILRDGQWIATQPLEGLTMDQIISMMVGRSLSQRFPDRLNKPGEVILEVKNLTSLRQPSIRDISFDLHKGEILGIAGLVGAKRTDIVETLFGIREKVAGTIKLHGKSINNHSANEAINHGFALVTEERRSTGIYAYLDVGFNSLISNIRNYKNKFGLLDNNRMKSDTQWVIDAMRVKTPGHRTSIGSLSGGNQQKVIIGRWLLTQPEILMLDEPTRGIDVGAKFEIYQLMTELAKKDKGIIIISSEMPELLGITDRILVMSNGQVAGIVETKQTTQNEILRLASLHL; encoded by the coding sequence ATGGCCGATATTAATACAGCACAACCTCGCGAGTGGTTGCTGGAAATGAGTAATATTAATAAATCATTTCCGGGCGTAAAGGCGTTAGATAACGTAAATCTTAAAGTGCGACCAAATTCGATCCATGCCTTAATGGGAGAAAATGGTGCAGGTAAGTCAACGCTATTAAAATGTCTGTTTGGTATCTATAAAAAAGACTCCGGAAGCATTATCTTTCAGGGGCAAGAAATAGAATTTAAGAGTTCTAAAGAAGCATTAGAACATGGTGTCTCTATGGTGCATCAGGAGTTAAACCTGGTATTACAACGCACTGTAATGGATAACATGTGGTTGGGGCGTTATCCAACTAAGGGTTTCTTTGTCGATCAAGATAAAATGTACAAAGATACCAAAGCAATCTTCGATGAATTGGATATTGATATTGATCCACGCGATAAAGTTGCCACTTTGTCGGTATCCCAAATGCAAATGATCGAAATTGCTAAAGCTTTCTCTTATAATGCCAAAATCGTCATTATGGATGAACCCACTTCTTCATTAACTGAGAAAGAAGTTAATCATCTATTTACGATTATCCGCAAATTAAAAGATCGCGGCTGCGGAATTGTTTATATCTCCCATAAAATGGAGGAAATATTCCAGCTGTGCGACGAAATCACCATTTTGCGCGATGGTCAGTGGATTGCAACCCAGCCCCTGGAAGGGCTGACCATGGATCAGATAATCTCAATGATGGTCGGGCGTTCACTGAGCCAGCGTTTCCCTGATCGCCTAAATAAGCCCGGTGAAGTCATTCTGGAAGTCAAAAATCTGACCTCACTGCGCCAGCCTTCAATCCGTGATATCTCCTTTGATCTACATAAAGGTGAGATTCTGGGAATTGCCGGGTTGGTGGGGGCAAAGCGTACAGATATTGTTGAAACTTTATTTGGTATCCGCGAAAAAGTTGCAGGGACTATTAAGTTGCACGGTAAGAGTATTAATAACCACAGTGCCAATGAAGCCATTAATCACGGTTTCGCCTTAGTGACGGAAGAGCGCCGTTCAACCGGGATCTATGCTTATCTCGATGTTGGTTTTAATTCCCTGATATCTAATATTCGTAACTATAAAAATAAATTTGGGCTGTTGGATAATAACCGCATGAAGAGTGATACCCAATGGGTTATCGACGCTATGCGAGTAAAAACGCCGGGTCATCGCACCAGTATTGGTTCTTTATCGGGTGGGAATCAGCAGAAAGTTATTATTGGCCGTTGGTTACTGACTCAGCCAGAAATATTAATGTTGGATGAACCGACTCGGGGGATTGACGTCGGTGCTAAGTTTGAAATCTACCAGTTAATGACTGAACTAGCGAAGAAAGACAAAGGAATTATTATTATTTCCTCTGAAATGCCTGAGCTATTAGGAATTACTGACAGAATTTTGGTAATGAGTAATGGTCAGGTTGCGGGAATTGTTGAAACAAAACAAACCACGCAAAATGAAATATTACGTCTTGCATCCTTGCATCTCTAA
- the mglC gene encoding galactose/methyl galactoside ABC transporter permease MglC — translation MNALNKKSMLTYLKESGIYVVLFVLLAIIIVKDPTFLSLMNLSNILTQSSVRIIIALGVAGLIVTQGTDLSAGRQVGLAAVVAATMLQAMDNVNKVFPDLQTVPIPIVILTVCLIGAIIGLVNGIIIAYLNVTPFITTLGTMIIVYGINSLYYDFVGASPIAGFDPAFSTFAQGFLRFGDFKLSYITFYALIAIGFVWVLWNKTRFGKNIFAIGGNPEAAKVSGVNVPLNLIMIYALSGVFYAFGGMLEAGRIGSATNNLGFMYELDAIAACVVGGVSFSGGVGTVIGVVTGVIIFTVINYGLTYIGVNPYWQYIIKGAIIIFAVALDSLKYAKKK, via the coding sequence ATGAATGCGTTAAATAAGAAAAGCATGCTCACTTACCTTAAAGAGAGCGGGATTTACGTCGTATTATTCGTATTGCTGGCAATAATTATTGTCAAGGACCCGACATTTTTAAGCCTGATGAACTTAAGTAATATTCTGACCCAATCTTCTGTGCGCATTATTATCGCATTGGGTGTTGCGGGGCTGATTGTCACCCAAGGGACCGATTTATCAGCCGGCCGTCAGGTAGGGTTAGCGGCGGTGGTGGCGGCAACAATGCTGCAAGCCATGGATAACGTTAATAAAGTTTTCCCAGATTTGCAGACTGTGCCTATTCCGATCGTTATTTTAACCGTGTGCTTGATTGGTGCGATTATTGGTTTGGTCAACGGTATTATCATTGCTTACCTGAATGTGACACCATTTATTACCACACTGGGCACCATGATTATTGTTTACGGGATTAACTCCCTGTATTACGACTTCGTGGGTGCATCACCCATTGCCGGTTTTGACCCTGCATTCTCAACCTTTGCACAAGGGTTCTTACGATTTGGTGATTTTAAACTCTCTTACATTACCTTTTATGCTTTGATTGCTATCGGTTTTGTTTGGGTGCTGTGGAATAAAACGCGCTTTGGTAAAAACATTTTCGCCATCGGCGGTAACCCAGAAGCAGCAAAAGTTTCTGGTGTGAATGTGCCATTAAACTTAATCATGATTTATGCGCTGTCTGGTGTGTTCTATGCATTCGGCGGGATGTTGGAAGCAGGCCGTATTGGTAGTGCGACGAATAATCTGGGCTTCATGTATGAGTTAGATGCGATCGCCGCTTGCGTGGTGGGCGGGGTATCATTCAGCGGTGGTGTCGGCACGGTTATTGGTGTTGTGACCGGGGTAATCATATTTACCGTGATTAACTACGGGCTGACTTATATTGGTGTGAACCCATATTGGCAGTACATTATTAAGGGCGCGATCATTATCTTTGCAGTAGCACTGGACTCACTGAAATACGCTAAGAAGAAATAA
- the focA gene encoding formate transporter FocA — protein sequence MSIENPFDLRLPVDMAKLAEQVGIYKATKNPATTFYLAITAGVFISIAFVFYITATTGSAGVAYGLAKLVGGLCFSLGLILVIICGADLFTSTVLIVVAKASGKINWWQLIANWINVYFGNLIGALFFVALIWFAGQHTVANGLWGLNVLQTADHKMHHTFVEAVCLGILANLMVCLAVWMSYSGHTLTDKIVVMLLPIGMFVASGFEHSIANMFLIPLAIVIRDFASPEFWHSINAAPDQFPSLTMSNFIIDNLIPVTIGNIIGGGLLVGLTYWIIYLRNPAH from the coding sequence ATGAGTATTGAAAATCCCTTTGATCTACGACTTCCGGTTGATATGGCAAAGCTTGCAGAGCAAGTGGGTATATATAAAGCCACTAAGAATCCAGCCACAACCTTTTATTTAGCCATAACAGCAGGTGTTTTTATCTCCATTGCTTTTGTCTTCTACATTACTGCCACCACCGGCAGCGCAGGTGTAGCATACGGGTTGGCAAAATTAGTCGGTGGTTTATGTTTCTCCCTCGGCCTGATTCTGGTGATTATTTGTGGTGCTGATTTATTCACCTCTACGGTATTGATTGTAGTCGCCAAAGCCAGTGGCAAGATAAATTGGTGGCAATTAATAGCCAATTGGATCAATGTCTATTTTGGTAATTTGATTGGCGCACTGTTTTTTGTTGCTCTGATTTGGTTTGCTGGTCAGCATACCGTGGCGAATGGTTTATGGGGCCTAAATGTGCTGCAAACAGCCGACCATAAAATGCACCATACCTTTGTAGAAGCGGTGTGTTTGGGGATATTAGCTAATTTGATGGTTTGCCTGGCGGTGTGGATGAGTTATTCAGGCCACACTTTGACAGACAAAATCGTGGTGATGTTACTGCCCATTGGTATGTTTGTTGCCAGTGGCTTTGAACACAGTATTGCTAATATGTTTTTGATCCCATTAGCTATTGTGATTCGTGATTTTGCATCACCCGAATTCTGGCATTCGATTAATGCGGCACCAGACCAATTCCCTTCTCTCACAATGTCTAATTTTATTATTGATAATCTTATTCCGGTCACTATTGGCAACATTATTGGTGGCGGATTATTAGTCGGCTTGACCTACTGGATTATTTATCTGCGTAATCCGGCCCACTAA